One Canis lupus familiaris isolate Mischka breed German Shepherd chromosome 20, alternate assembly UU_Cfam_GSD_1.0, whole genome shotgun sequence genomic region harbors:
- the ILVBL gene encoding 2-hydroxyacyl-CoA lyase 2 isoform X2, whose protein sequence is MGARLLLILRICGGLRQRPLVCRAVRRPGLGSLSMICASRLLSCQVDKASIQHGGENVAAVLRAHGVRFLFTLVGGHISPLLVACEKIGIRVVDTRHEVTAVFAADAVARLTGTVGVAAVTAGPGLTNTVTAVKNAQIAQSPVLLLGGAASTLLQNRGALQAIDQMSLFRPLCKFCASVRRVRDIVPTLRLAMAAAQSGTPGPVFVELPIDVLYPYFMVQKEMVPTKPPKGLMGRVVSWYLENHLANLFAGAWEPQPEGPLPLDIPQASPQQVQRCMEILSRAKRPLIVLGSQALLPPTPADRLRAAVETLGIPCFLGGMARGLLGRNHPLHIRQNRSAALKKADVVLLAGAVCDFRLSYGRVLSRSSKIIIVNRNRKEMLLNSDMFWKPQEAVQGDVGSFVVKLVEGLKGQTWASDWAEELREADRQKEQAFREKALTPVAQHLNPVRVLQLVEETLPDNSILVVDGGDFVGTAAHLVQSRGPLRWLDPGAFGTLGVGAGFALGAKLCRPDAEVWCLFGDGAFGYSLIEFDTFVRHKIPVIALIGNDAGWTQISREQVPCLGSNVACGLAYTDYHKAAMGLGAQGLLLSREKEDQVVEVLRDAQQQCRDGHPVVVNILIGRTDFRDGSIAV, encoded by the exons ATGGGAGCAAGGCTACTACTAATCTTGAGGATTTGTGGAGGTTTAAGGCAGAGGCCTCTAGTGTGCAGGGCTGTGAGAAGGCCGGGTCTGGGAAGCCTCAGCATGATCTGTGCCAGCAGGCTGCTCTCGTGCCAG GTGGACAAGGCAAGCATCCAGCATGGTGGGGAGAATGTGGCAGCTGTCCTAAGGGCCCATGGTGTGCGGTTTCTCTTCACACTGGTCGGTGGGCACATTTCCCCGCTGTTGGTGGCCTGTGAGAAGATAGGCATCCGTGTGGTGGACACCCGCCATGAAGTCACAGCCGTCTTTGCCGCTGATGCTGTGGCCCGCCTGACCG GGACGGTGGGCGTAGCAGCAGTGACAGCAGGCCCTGGTCTCACCAACACAGTGACTGCAGTGAAGAATGCCCAGATAGCTCAGTCCCCGGTCCTGCTTCTGGGTGGGGCCGCCAGCACGCTGCTGCAG AACCGGGGTGCACTCCAGGCCATTGATCAGATGTCCCTGTTTAGACCACTGTGCAAGTTTTGTGCTTCTGTGCGGAGGGTGCGGGACATTGTGCCCACTCTGAGGCTTGCAATGGCTGCTGCccagtcaggcaccccag GCCCAGTGTTTGTGGAGCTGCCCATCGATGTGCTGTACCCCTACTTCATGGTCCAGAAGGAGATGGTGCCAACCAAGCCGCCCAAGGGCCTCATGGGTCGAGTGGTCTCTTG GTACTTAGAGAATCACCTGGCCAACCTCTTTGCAGGAGCCTGGGAGCCTCAGCCTGAGGGGCCTTTGCCTCTGGACAttccccaggcatccccccagcAG GTTCAGCGCTGTATGGAAATCTTGAGCCGAGCCAAAAGGCCCCTTATTGTGCTGGGGAGCCAGGCTCTGCTGCCCCCGACACCTGCTGACAGACTTCG GGCTGCTGTGGAGACTCTTGGCATCCCCTGCTTCTTGGGAGGGATGGCACGAGGACTGCTGGGCCGCAACCACCCCCTCCACATCCGCCAGAACCGGAGCGCCGCCCTGAAGAAAGCAGATGTTGTGCTCCTGGCAG GAGCCGTGTGTGATTTCCGCCTGTCTTACGGTCGTGTCCTTAGCCGCAGCAGCAAGATCATCATTGTCAATCGTAACCGGAAAGAGATGTTGCTTAACTCAGACATGTTCTGGAAGCCCCAGGAAGCCGTCCAGG GAGACGTGGGCTCCTTTGTGGTGAAGCTGGTGGAAGGCCTCAAGGGCCAGACGTGGGCCTCAGACTGGGCAGAGGAGCTTCGGGAAGCTGACCGGCAGAAGGAGCAGGCCTTTCG GGAGAAGGCATTGACACCAGTAGCCCAGCACCTGAACCCAGTGCGGGTACTGCAGCTGGTGGAGGAAACTCTGCCTGACAACTCGATTCTGGTGGTCGATGGTGGGGACTTCGTGGGCACTGCCGCCCACCTGGTGCAGTCTCGTGGCCCCCTGCGCTGGCTTGACCCTG GGGCCTTTGGGACTCTGGGGGTTGGTGCAGGATTTGCACTCGGGGCCAAACTGTGCCGGCCGGATGCTGAG GTGTGGTGCCTgtttggagatggagcctttggCTATAGCCTCATTGAATTTGACACTTTCGTCAGGCACAAG ATCCCAGTGATTGCCTTGATAGGGAATGATGCTGGCTGGACACAGATTTCTCGGGAGCAAGTGCCCTGTTTGGGCAGCAATGTGGCCTGTGGCCTGGCTTACACTG ATTATCACAAGGCAGCCATGGGACTTGGGGCACAGGGCTTGCTGCTCTCACGGGAGAAAGAAGATCAGGTGGTTGAGGTGCTTCGTGATGCTCAACAGCAGTGCCGAGATGGCCACCCAGTTGTGGTCAACATCCTCATTGGGAGGACAGACTTCCGAGATGGCTCCATCGCTGTGTAG
- the ILVBL gene encoding 2-hydroxyacyl-CoA lyase 2 isoform X1 produces METLAAAAPARSFFPSFLLLACGTLVAALLGAAHWLGLFYQLVHKVDKASIQHGGENVAAVLRAHGVRFLFTLVGGHISPLLVACEKIGIRVVDTRHEVTAVFAADAVARLTGTVGVAAVTAGPGLTNTVTAVKNAQIAQSPVLLLGGAASTLLQNRGALQAIDQMSLFRPLCKFCASVRRVRDIVPTLRLAMAAAQSGTPGPVFVELPIDVLYPYFMVQKEMVPTKPPKGLMGRVVSWYLENHLANLFAGAWEPQPEGPLPLDIPQASPQQVQRCMEILSRAKRPLIVLGSQALLPPTPADRLRAAVETLGIPCFLGGMARGLLGRNHPLHIRQNRSAALKKADVVLLAGAVCDFRLSYGRVLSRSSKIIIVNRNRKEMLLNSDMFWKPQEAVQGDVGSFVVKLVEGLKGQTWASDWAEELREADRQKEQAFREKALTPVAQHLNPVRVLQLVEETLPDNSILVVDGGDFVGTAAHLVQSRGPLRWLDPGAFGTLGVGAGFALGAKLCRPDAEVWCLFGDGAFGYSLIEFDTFVRHKIPVIALIGNDAGWTQISREQVPCLGSNVACGLAYTDYHKAAMGLGAQGLLLSREKEDQVVEVLRDAQQQCRDGHPVVVNILIGRTDFRDGSIAV; encoded by the exons ATGGAGACCCTTGCGGCCGCCGCCCCTGCCCGGagcttcttcccctccttcctgctcttggCCTGCGGGACGCTGGTGGCCGCCCTGCTGGGCGCCGCGCACTGGCTGGGGCTCTTCTATCAGTTGGTGCACAAG GTGGACAAGGCAAGCATCCAGCATGGTGGGGAGAATGTGGCAGCTGTCCTAAGGGCCCATGGTGTGCGGTTTCTCTTCACACTGGTCGGTGGGCACATTTCCCCGCTGTTGGTGGCCTGTGAGAAGATAGGCATCCGTGTGGTGGACACCCGCCATGAAGTCACAGCCGTCTTTGCCGCTGATGCTGTGGCCCGCCTGACCG GGACGGTGGGCGTAGCAGCAGTGACAGCAGGCCCTGGTCTCACCAACACAGTGACTGCAGTGAAGAATGCCCAGATAGCTCAGTCCCCGGTCCTGCTTCTGGGTGGGGCCGCCAGCACGCTGCTGCAG AACCGGGGTGCACTCCAGGCCATTGATCAGATGTCCCTGTTTAGACCACTGTGCAAGTTTTGTGCTTCTGTGCGGAGGGTGCGGGACATTGTGCCCACTCTGAGGCTTGCAATGGCTGCTGCccagtcaggcaccccag GCCCAGTGTTTGTGGAGCTGCCCATCGATGTGCTGTACCCCTACTTCATGGTCCAGAAGGAGATGGTGCCAACCAAGCCGCCCAAGGGCCTCATGGGTCGAGTGGTCTCTTG GTACTTAGAGAATCACCTGGCCAACCTCTTTGCAGGAGCCTGGGAGCCTCAGCCTGAGGGGCCTTTGCCTCTGGACAttccccaggcatccccccagcAG GTTCAGCGCTGTATGGAAATCTTGAGCCGAGCCAAAAGGCCCCTTATTGTGCTGGGGAGCCAGGCTCTGCTGCCCCCGACACCTGCTGACAGACTTCG GGCTGCTGTGGAGACTCTTGGCATCCCCTGCTTCTTGGGAGGGATGGCACGAGGACTGCTGGGCCGCAACCACCCCCTCCACATCCGCCAGAACCGGAGCGCCGCCCTGAAGAAAGCAGATGTTGTGCTCCTGGCAG GAGCCGTGTGTGATTTCCGCCTGTCTTACGGTCGTGTCCTTAGCCGCAGCAGCAAGATCATCATTGTCAATCGTAACCGGAAAGAGATGTTGCTTAACTCAGACATGTTCTGGAAGCCCCAGGAAGCCGTCCAGG GAGACGTGGGCTCCTTTGTGGTGAAGCTGGTGGAAGGCCTCAAGGGCCAGACGTGGGCCTCAGACTGGGCAGAGGAGCTTCGGGAAGCTGACCGGCAGAAGGAGCAGGCCTTTCG GGAGAAGGCATTGACACCAGTAGCCCAGCACCTGAACCCAGTGCGGGTACTGCAGCTGGTGGAGGAAACTCTGCCTGACAACTCGATTCTGGTGGTCGATGGTGGGGACTTCGTGGGCACTGCCGCCCACCTGGTGCAGTCTCGTGGCCCCCTGCGCTGGCTTGACCCTG GGGCCTTTGGGACTCTGGGGGTTGGTGCAGGATTTGCACTCGGGGCCAAACTGTGCCGGCCGGATGCTGAG GTGTGGTGCCTgtttggagatggagcctttggCTATAGCCTCATTGAATTTGACACTTTCGTCAGGCACAAG ATCCCAGTGATTGCCTTGATAGGGAATGATGCTGGCTGGACACAGATTTCTCGGGAGCAAGTGCCCTGTTTGGGCAGCAATGTGGCCTGTGGCCTGGCTTACACTG ATTATCACAAGGCAGCCATGGGACTTGGGGCACAGGGCTTGCTGCTCTCACGGGAGAAAGAAGATCAGGTGGTTGAGGTGCTTCGTGATGCTCAACAGCAGTGCCGAGATGGCCACCCAGTTGTGGTCAACATCCTCATTGGGAGGACAGACTTCCGAGATGGCTCCATCGCTGTGTAG
- the OR1I1 gene encoding olfactory receptor family 1 subfamily I member 1: MFMEPKNQKNQTVVSEFLLLGLTEKPEHQTLLFGLFLSVYLVTVFGNLLIVLAIITDSHLHTPMYFFLSNLSLVDTFFSSTTVPKMLVNLWTQNRAISFVGCLAQMYSFHLFGTTDSFLLAVMAIDRFVAIVHPLRYSVIMSPCVCGLLVGVPWLITNLQSLVHTCLMAQLTFCAGSEIPHFFCDLMPLLKLSCSDTHTNELVIFAFGIIMGISPLSCILLSYTCIFWAVFKIPSAQGKWKAFSTCGSHLTVVSLFYGTIFAVYLQPTSPASSQKDKSAALMCGVVIPMLNPFIYSLRNKDMKAALKKLVGKAVSSQS, translated from the coding sequence ATGTTCATggaaccaaaaaaccaaaaaaaccaaacagtagTCTCAGAATTCCTCCTTCTGGGACTCACAGAAAAACCAGAGCATCAGACTCTCCTCTTTGGACTTTTCCTCTCTGTGTACCTGGTCACCGTCTTTGGGAACCTGCTCATCGTCCTGGCCATCATCACAGACTCCCACCTCCACactcccatgtacttcttcctctccaaccTGTCCCTCGTCGATACCTTCTTCTCTTCCACCACTGTGCCCAAGATGCTGGTGAATCTTTGGACCCAGAACCGGGCTATATCTTTTGTGGGCTGCCTTGCTCAGATGTACAGCTTCCACCTGTTCGGGACCACGGATAGCTTCCTCCTGGCTGTGATGGCCATTGACCGGTTTGTGGCCATTGTCCACCCTCTACGCTACTCAGTCATCATGAGCCCTTGTGTCTGTGGGTTGCTGGTGGGGGTGCCATGGCTGATCACCAATCTCCAGTCACTCGTGCACACCTGCCTCATGGCTCAACTGACCTTCTGTGCTGGCTCTGAAATCCCTCATTTCTTCTGTGATCTCATGCCCTTGTTGAAGCTCTCCTGCTCTGACACGCACACCAATGAGCTGgtgatttttgcttttggaaTCATCATGGGCATCAGTCCTCTCTCATGCATCCTCCTCTCTTACACCTGCATTTTCTGGGCAGTCTTCAAGatcccttctgctcagggcaaGTGGAAAGCTTTCTCCACTTGTGGCTCACACCTCACTGTGGTGTCACTGTTCTATGGCACCATCTTTGCTGTGTACTTGCAGCCCACAtcacctgcctcctcccagaaGGACAAGTCAGCTGCCCTGATGTGTGGGGTGGTCATCCCCATGTTGAACCCCTTTATATACAGCCTAAGGAACAAGGACATGAAGGCAGCCCTGAAGAAGCTTGTCGGCAAAGCAGTCTCCTCTCAGTCCTAG
- the SYDE1 gene encoding rho GTPase-activating protein SYDE1 — MAEPLLRKTFSRLRGREKLPRKKSDAKERGRPAQRPEPSPPEPEPQAPEGSQAGAEVPPSPETSRSPARGAYLQSLEPSSRRWVLGGAKPPEEAALGPRAPGSGEPAGEIWYNPIPEEDSRPLAPEPPGPQPGSAEPEGPASQGAAPASPPTKTSRTKSPGPARRLSMKMKKLPDLRRRLSLRGTRAGRERERAAPEGSVISRYHLDSSVGTPGRAAGAGATRGPRAGYLSDGDSPERPAGPPSPTAFRPYEVGPTARAPPAALWGRLSLHLYGLGGLRPAPGATPRDLCCLLQVDGVARARTGPLRGGPDFLRLDHTFHLELEAARLLRALVLAWDPGVRRHRPCAQGTVLLPTVFRGCQAQQLAVRLEPQGLLYAKLTLSEQQEAPGTDEPRVFGLPLPLLVEREQPPGQVPLIIQKCVGQIERRGLRVVGLYRLCGSAAVKKELRDAFERDSAAVCLSEDLYPDINVITGILKDYLRELPTPLITQPLYQVVLEAMAQGPPSRAPSSTEGTRELLNCLPDVERATLTLLLDHLRLVSSFHAHNRMTPQNLAVCFGPVLLPARQAPSRPRIRSSGPGLSNAVDFKRHIEVLHYLLQAWPDPRRPPEPPGLAPYLRPKRQPPLHLPLAGPEVVARPRGRGGPESPPSNRYAGDWSVCGRDFLPCGRDFLSGPDYDHVTGGYSEDEDEEAGEPAGAADFDDDFEAPFNPHLNLKDFDALILDLERELSKQINVCL, encoded by the exons ATGGCCGAGCCGCTGCTCAGGAAAACCTTCTCCCGCCTGCGGGGCCGGGAGAAACTTCCCCGGAAAAAGTCGGACGCGAAGGAGCGCG GCCGCCCAGCCCAGCGCCCGGAGCCCAGTCCTCCAGAGCCAGAGCCCCAGGCCCCTGAAGGGTCCCAGGCTGGAGCAGAGGTGCCCCCGAGCCCTGAGACATCTCGGAGCCCAGCTCGGGGGGCCTACCTgcagagcctggagcccagcagcCGCCGATGGGTGCTGGGTGGGGCCAAGCCACCAGAAGAGGCTGCTTTGGGGCCCAGGGCACCTGGAAGCGGGGAGCCTGCGGGTGAGATTTGGTATAACCCTATCCCTGAGGAAGACTCCAGACCCCTGGCACCTGAGCCCCCAGGACCACAACCAGGCTCAGCTGAGCCAGAGGGCCCGGCCTCCCAAG GTGCAGCCCCTGCCAGCCCCCCCACCAAAACCTCCCGCACGAAGTCCCCCGGCCCAGCCAGGCGTCTGTCCATGAAGATGAAGAAGCTGCCCGACCTTAGGCGCCGGCTGAGCCTGCGGGGCACCAGGGCTGGCAGAGAGCGTGAGAGGGCCGCCCCCGAGGGCTCCGTCATCAGCCGTTACCACCTGGACAGCAGTGTGGGGACCCCCGGACGggcagcaggggctggggccacgCGGGGCCCTCGGGCCGGTTACCTCAGTGATGGTGACTCACCAGAGCGCCCAGCAGGGCCCCCGTCGCCCACTGCCTTCCGGCCCTATGAGGTGGGCCCAACAGCCCGAGCACCCCCCGCCGCACTCTGGGGCCGCCTCAGCCTACACTTGTATGGGCTGGGGGGTCTGCGGCCGGCACCTGGGGCCACCCCAAGAGACCTCTGCTGCCTACTGCAGGTGGATGGGGTGGCCCGGGCCCGAACAGGGCCACTGCGGGGGGGACCAGACTTCCTGCGGCTGGACCACACCTTCCACCTAGAACTCGAGGCGGCCCGGCTGCTGCGGGCACTGGTGCTGGCATGGGACCCGGGTGTGCGGAGGCACCGGCCCTGCGCCCAGGGCACTGTGCTCCTACCCACAGTCTTCCGAG GGTGCCAGGCCCAGCAACTGGCCGTGCGTCTGGAGCCCCAGGGGCTGTTGTATGCCAAGCTGACGCTGTCAGAGCAGCAGGAAGCCCCAGGCACAGATGAGCCCCGAGTCTTTGGGCTGCCCTTGCCGCTGCTGGTGGAACGGGAACAGCCCCccggccaggtgcccctcatcatcCAGAAGTGCGTTGGGCAGATTGAGCGCCGAGGGCTTCGG GTGGTGGGGCTGTAccgtctgtgtggctcagcagctgTGAAGAAAGAGCTCCGGGATGCCTTTGAGCGGGACAGTGCAGCTGTCTGCCTCTCTGAGGACCTGTATCCCGATATCAATGTCATCACTG GCATCCTCAAGGATTATCTTCGGGAGTTGCCCACCCCACTCATCACCCAGCCCCTCTATCAGGTGGTGCTGGAGGCCATGGCCCAAGGACCCCCAAGCAGGGCCCCCTCTAGCACTGAGGGCACCCGTGAGCTCCTCAACTGCCTGCCGGATGTGGAGAGG GCCACGCTGACGCTCCTCCTGGACCACCTGCGCCTGGTCTCCTCCTTCCACGCCCACAACCGCATGACCCCGCAGAACCTGGCCGTGTGCTTCGGGCCCGTGCTGCTGCCGGCGCGCCAGGCACCCTCCAGGCCCCGCATCCGCAGCTCTGGCCCGGGCCTCAGCAACGCAGTGGACTTCAAGCGCCACATCGAGGTGCTGCACTACCTGCTGCAGGCCTGGCCAG ATCCCCGCAggcccccggagcctccaggcctcGCGCCGTACCTGCGGCCCAAGCGGCAGCCCCCGCTGCACCTGCCGCTCGCCGGCCCCGAAGTGGTGGCGCGGCCCCGCGGCCGTGGCGGCCCCGAGAGCCCCCCAAGTAACCGCTATGCGGGCGACTGGAGCGTCTGCGGACGCGACTTCCTGCCGTGCGGGCGGGACTTTCTGTCCGGGCCGGACTACGACCACGTGACGGGCGGCTACagcgaggacgaggacgaggaggCGGGCGAGCCGGCGGGCGCCGCGGACTTCGACGACGACTTCGAGGCGCCCTTCAACCCGCACCTGAACCTCAAAGACTTCGACGCCCTCATCCTGGACCTGGAGCGAGAGCTCTCCAAGCAGATCAACGTGTGCCTCTGA